In Marinobacter sp. LQ44, the following are encoded in one genomic region:
- the pomA gene encoding flagellar motor protein PomA produces MDFATLIGLVGAIMLIASAVILGVSPEVFLNPASLLIVVGGSLLVVLAKFSFYQFFDAFKVAARAFKFKLPETQASIDELVEVAQIARKQGVLGLEGRDVSSPFLAQGIQMLVDGQDASTIKQLLNKERLMTLDHNRSGAKVFNALADVAPAMGMIGTLIGLVQMLSNMEDPKSIGPAMAVALLTTLYGAMIATMIATPIADKLSLRMTEEARMQSLYIDALVAIQEGTNPRIIEQMLSSYLPPKERAKNGEAETASD; encoded by the coding sequence GTGGATTTTGCCACCCTGATCGGCCTGGTCGGCGCTATTATGCTTATCGCATCGGCGGTGATTCTGGGCGTGTCCCCCGAGGTATTTTTAAACCCGGCGTCACTGCTGATTGTGGTGGGCGGCAGCCTGCTGGTGGTGCTCGCCAAATTCAGCTTTTACCAGTTTTTCGATGCCTTCAAGGTGGCCGCCCGGGCGTTCAAGTTCAAGCTGCCGGAAACCCAGGCCAGCATCGACGAGCTGGTTGAAGTCGCTCAGATAGCTCGTAAACAGGGTGTTCTGGGACTGGAGGGCCGGGACGTCAGCTCGCCGTTTCTGGCCCAGGGCATTCAGATGCTGGTGGATGGCCAGGACGCCAGCACCATCAAGCAACTGCTTAACAAAGAACGGTTAATGACCCTGGACCACAATCGTTCCGGGGCCAAGGTGTTCAATGCCCTGGCTGACGTGGCGCCGGCCATGGGTATGATCGGCACCTTGATCGGCCTGGTGCAGATGCTGTCAAACATGGAAGACCCGAAATCCATCGGCCCGGCCATGGCGGTCGCTCTGCTCACCACACTTTACGGCGCCATGATCGCCACCATGATTGCCACGCCTATCGCCGACAAGCTGTCGCTGCGAATGACCGAAGAAGCCCGCATGCAATCTTTGTACATCGATGCTCTGGTGGCCATTCAGGAGGGCACCAATCCCAGAATCATTGAACAAATGCTGTCTTCTTACCTGCCGCCGAAAGAACGCGCAAAGAACGGTGAAGCGGAAACGGCAAGCGACTGA
- a CDS encoding S-(hydroxymethyl)glutathione dehydrogenase/class III alcohol dehydrogenase, producing MIKSRAAVAFEANKPLEIVEVDVAPPKEGEVLVKIVATGVCHTDAYTLSGADPEGLFPTILGHEGGGIVEAVGPGVKDLKVGDHVIPLYTAECGECKFCTSGKTNLCGAVRATQGKGVMPDGTSRFSYNGQPLYHYMGCSTFSEYTVLPEISLAKIPKEAPLEKVCLLGCGVTTGIGAVMNTAKVEEGATVAIFGLGGIGLAAIIGATMAKASRIIAIDINPGKFDIAKQLGATDVVNPNDHDKPIQEVIVEMTDGGVDYSFECIGNVKVMRAALECCHKGWGESVIIGVAGAGEEISTRPFQLVTGRVWRGSAFGGVKGRTELPSYVEKAEKGEIPLDVFITHEMPLEDINKAFDLMHEGKSIRTVIHF from the coding sequence GTGATTAAATCCCGCGCGGCTGTAGCGTTTGAGGCTAACAAGCCACTGGAAATTGTGGAAGTGGATGTGGCGCCGCCGAAAGAAGGCGAGGTACTGGTGAAGATCGTGGCCACCGGCGTGTGCCATACCGATGCCTATACCCTGTCCGGCGCCGATCCCGAGGGCCTGTTTCCGACCATCCTCGGCCACGAGGGCGGTGGCATTGTGGAGGCGGTTGGCCCGGGCGTCAAAGACCTGAAAGTGGGTGACCATGTTATCCCCCTGTACACCGCTGAATGTGGCGAGTGTAAGTTCTGTACCTCCGGCAAGACCAACCTGTGCGGCGCCGTGCGCGCAACCCAGGGCAAAGGCGTGATGCCGGATGGCACTTCCCGTTTCTCGTACAACGGCCAGCCTCTTTACCACTACATGGGCTGCTCTACTTTCTCCGAATACACCGTGCTGCCGGAGATTTCCCTGGCCAAGATTCCGAAAGAAGCACCGCTCGAAAAGGTGTGCCTGCTGGGTTGTGGTGTCACCACCGGTATCGGTGCGGTGATGAACACCGCCAAAGTGGAAGAGGGTGCCACTGTGGCCATCTTCGGCCTGGGCGGTATTGGCCTGGCGGCGATCATCGGCGCGACCATGGCCAAGGCCAGCCGGATCATCGCCATCGACATCAATCCCGGCAAGTTCGATATTGCCAAACAGCTGGGCGCCACCGATGTGGTTAACCCCAACGACCACGACAAGCCGATCCAGGAAGTCATTGTCGAGATGACCGACGGCGGTGTGGATTATTCCTTCGAATGCATCGGCAACGTCAAGGTGATGCGGGCAGCCCTGGAATGCTGCCACAAGGGCTGGGGTGAGTCGGTGATTATCGGCGTGGCCGGTGCCGGTGAAGAAATCAGCACCCGCCCGTTCCAGCTGGTGACCGGCCGGGTGTGGCGTGGCTCCGCGTTTGGTGGCGTGAAGGGCCGTACCGAGTTGCCCTCCTATGTGGAGAAAGCCGAGAAGGGTGAGATTCCGCTGGATGTGTTTATCACCCATGAAATGCCGCTGGAAGACATCAACAAGGCGTTTGACCTGATGCACGAGGGCAAGAGCATTCGCACGGTGATCCACTTCTAA
- a CDS encoding phytoene desaturase family protein has translation MVKQTTSRALTPSTIRIGTRYRASRLKGPYDAVVIGSGIGGLTTAACLSKAGYKVLVLEQHYTAGGYTHSYARNGYEWDVGVHYIGDMGVRHTLGRRLFDYITDGKLEWAPMDENYDRFFLGDKVVNLRAGKEGLRHSLLASFPNEGDAIGRYLALLGKVADGMQWYTLSKLSPALAGPLVSRGLKTLLPDCFNKTTYEVLSDLTDNQELIGAITGQWGDCGVTPKHSSFMVHALIAKHYLYGGFYPVGGASEIAKTIIPVIQAGGGDVLTYADVKEILVEKGKAVGVRMADGHDIRAPLVISNAGAINTFERLLPESVADSIGYPGNREHIKPSMPHIGLYIGLKGTPEQLGLPRTNFWIYPSADHDGNVEQFLKDPQSAPFPVVYISFPAAKDPDYQNRWPDTSIIEIVAPTTWEMFEPWQGSTWGKRGDDYEALKTKITDQLLDVMYDKLPQLRGKVDYVETSTPLSTAWFCRYEQGELYGLDHTPERFEQRWLRPKTDIPGLYLTGQDILTCGVVGAMIGGLVTTLAIRGLKGAGLAKRIFVG, from the coding sequence GTGGTAAAGCAAACAACCTCAAGAGCACTGACACCCAGCACCATCCGTATCGGCACCCGCTATCGGGCCAGCCGTCTGAAAGGCCCTTATGACGCCGTGGTGATCGGTTCCGGCATTGGCGGCCTGACCACCGCTGCCTGCCTGTCCAAGGCCGGTTACAAGGTACTGGTCCTGGAACAGCATTACACCGCAGGCGGCTACACCCACAGCTATGCCCGCAATGGCTATGAATGGGATGTAGGTGTGCACTACATCGGTGATATGGGCGTGCGCCATACCCTCGGCCGTCGGCTGTTCGATTACATCACCGACGGCAAGCTCGAATGGGCGCCCATGGACGAGAATTACGACCGGTTCTTCCTGGGGGACAAGGTCGTCAATCTCAGGGCTGGCAAGGAAGGTTTGCGGCATTCCCTGTTGGCCTCGTTCCCGAATGAAGGTGACGCCATCGGCCGCTATCTGGCCCTGCTTGGGAAAGTCGCCGACGGCATGCAGTGGTACACCCTGTCCAAACTGTCTCCGGCCCTGGCCGGCCCGCTGGTTTCCCGGGGCCTGAAAACGCTACTCCCGGACTGTTTTAACAAGACGACCTACGAGGTGCTAAGCGACCTGACCGACAACCAGGAACTGATTGGCGCCATCACCGGCCAGTGGGGCGATTGCGGCGTAACCCCCAAGCACTCCAGTTTCATGGTGCACGCGTTGATTGCCAAGCATTACCTGTATGGCGGTTTCTACCCGGTGGGCGGCGCCTCGGAAATTGCCAAAACCATTATCCCGGTGATTCAGGCCGGCGGTGGCGATGTCCTCACCTACGCCGATGTGAAGGAAATCCTTGTCGAGAAGGGCAAGGCCGTTGGCGTGCGTATGGCCGACGGCCATGACATCCGCGCCCCGCTGGTGATCAGCAATGCGGGAGCGATCAATACCTTCGAACGACTGCTGCCCGAGTCCGTCGCTGACAGCATTGGCTATCCCGGCAACCGGGAACACATCAAGCCCTCTATGCCGCATATTGGACTGTACATAGGCCTTAAAGGCACGCCCGAACAACTCGGCCTGCCCCGAACCAACTTCTGGATTTACCCGAGCGCAGACCACGATGGCAACGTGGAGCAGTTCCTGAAAGACCCCCAGAGCGCGCCTTTCCCGGTGGTCTATATCTCGTTCCCGGCCGCCAAAGACCCGGATTACCAGAACCGCTGGCCCGACACCTCCATCATTGAAATTGTTGCCCCCACCACCTGGGAGATGTTCGAGCCCTGGCAGGGCTCCACCTGGGGCAAGCGCGGCGATGACTATGAAGCTCTGAAGACAAAGATCACCGACCAGTTGCTGGACGTAATGTACGACAAATTGCCCCAGCTCCGCGGCAAGGTAGACTACGTGGAAACTTCCACACCGCTCTCTACGGCCTGGTTCTGCCGTTACGAACAAGGTGAACTCTATGGCCTGGACCACACCCCGGAACGCTTCGAGCAACGCTGGCTGAGGCCGAAAACCGACATCCCCGGCCTGTACCTGACCGGACAGGACATCCTGACCTGCGGCGTCGTCGGTGCCATGATTGGCGGGCTGGTAACCACCCTGGCCATACGGGGTCTGAAAGGTGCAGGCCTGGCCAAGCGAATCTTTGTGGGCTGA
- a CDS encoding DUF6231 family protein: MSAPLDNPAKVLARIIDTSQPSTLLCCGETANAVAAVWQKQADCQLLTLDTSDPNAHLPPAQTPDLALITDTLEYLPYEEGALLLGQLRNYGAHQIAVVMPQSSDWGFTDFIALGFQRHAELETENGALTLYTYNLDTYNHKRAWNNPDNWANPHMWGKSWW, from the coding sequence ATGAGTGCTCCGTTGGATAACCCGGCCAAGGTACTGGCACGCATCATCGATACCAGCCAACCGTCAACGCTTCTGTGTTGCGGAGAAACCGCCAACGCTGTCGCGGCTGTCTGGCAAAAGCAGGCTGACTGTCAGTTACTAACTCTCGACACCTCAGACCCAAACGCCCACCTGCCACCGGCCCAGACACCGGATCTGGCCCTGATCACCGACACCCTTGAGTACCTTCCCTACGAAGAAGGCGCCCTGTTACTGGGCCAGCTGAGGAACTACGGCGCCCACCAGATTGCCGTCGTCATGCCCCAGTCCTCCGATTGGGGCTTTACCGATTTCATCGCTTTGGGTTTCCAGCGCCACGCAGAACTGGAAACCGAGAACGGCGCACTCACGCTTTACACCTACAACCTGGATACTTACAACCATAAACGGGCCTGGAACAATCCCGATAACTGGGCCAATCCGCACATGTGGGGAAAATCGTGGTGGTAA
- a CDS encoding YkvA family protein — MAFFSEKAAASQLKHEADKVGKDDLESLLERQRAIEEKVRASGRLRRFTTDIRLMFSLIRDYWRGDYRAIPWKSIAAVAGALLYVLNPIDLIPDIIFGIGFLDDAGVVALCLKLVESDLHRYAAWKAQQEDSNVTTVTID, encoded by the coding sequence ATGGCATTCTTCTCCGAAAAAGCAGCAGCGTCGCAACTGAAACACGAGGCGGACAAGGTCGGCAAGGACGACCTTGAATCGCTGTTAGAGCGACAGAGAGCGATTGAGGAAAAGGTCCGGGCCAGTGGCCGTTTACGCCGGTTCACCACCGACATCCGTTTGATGTTTTCGCTGATACGGGATTACTGGCGGGGCGATTACCGCGCCATTCCCTGGAAGAGCATTGCCGCCGTCGCCGGTGCCCTGCTGTACGTGCTGAACCCCATTGACCTGATTCCCGACATTATCTTTGGCATCGGTTTTCTCGACGACGCCGGCGTGGTGGCTTTGTGCCTGAAACTGGTGGAGTCAGACCTCCACCGCTATGCCGCCTGGAAAGCACAGCAGGAAGACAGCAACGTCACCACAGTGACAATTGATTAA
- a CDS encoding type 1 glutamine amidotransferase domain-containing protein: protein MKILMVLTSHDQMGDTGHKTGFWLEEFTSPFYVFKDAGADITLASPKGGQPPVDPNSEAEDALTDSTRRFMDDTHAREMLASTKKLADVDMNQFDAIFYPGGHGPLWDLAEDEKSIALIKTAYEQDKVIGAVCHAPAVFKNVFVKPDQNIVGGREVTGFSNTEEDAVQLTNIVPFLLEDMLKQNNARYTRGNDWAPHIVVDGKLITGQNPASSEGAAKAVVQALQDN from the coding sequence ATGAAGATACTGATGGTACTGACTTCCCATGACCAAATGGGCGACACCGGACACAAGACCGGCTTCTGGCTTGAAGAGTTCACGTCACCGTTCTACGTCTTCAAGGACGCCGGTGCCGACATTACCCTGGCGTCCCCGAAAGGCGGTCAGCCACCGGTAGACCCCAACAGTGAAGCCGAAGACGCCCTCACCGACTCCACCCGCCGTTTCATGGACGATACCCACGCCCGTGAGATGCTCGCCAGCACGAAAAAGCTGGCCGATGTCGACATGAATCAGTTCGATGCTATTTTCTATCCGGGCGGCCACGGCCCGCTGTGGGATCTAGCGGAGGATGAAAAGTCCATCGCCCTGATCAAGACGGCCTACGAGCAGGACAAGGTGATCGGCGCGGTCTGCCACGCTCCGGCGGTGTTCAAGAATGTGTTCGTAAAACCGGACCAGAACATCGTTGGCGGCCGGGAAGTTACCGGTTTCAGTAACACCGAAGAAGACGCCGTTCAGCTCACCAACATCGTGCCTTTTCTGCTGGAAGACATGCTCAAGCAGAACAACGCCCGCTACACCCGCGGCAATGACTGGGCGCCGCACATTGTGGTGGACGGCAAGCTGATCACCGGGCAGAACCCGGCGTCCTCGGAAGGTGCGGCCAAAGCCGTTGTGCAGGCTTTGCAGGATAACTGA
- a CDS encoding ribonuclease J encodes MTPDHNDLWFLPLGGTGEIGMNLNLYGHDGQWLMVDCGVTFPKPGRIAADGTVHHRGEPPVQMADPAFIADRRDKLPGLIITHAHEDHIGAVPYLWPLLQCPVYTSRFTAEILRRKLAEFDLLHRVPIIEVGTGERRQIGPFNVEWLALTHSIPDPNALMIRTQIGNIFHSGDWKLDDNPLVGHGYTTSTFTDLADEGVAAMVCDSTNATVPGHSVSEAALHEGLRDLIAVAEGRVIVTCFGSNIARLHTLASIARETGRYMGLLGRSLVNMSGAAKATGLWPGTDKLISPSHLGYLPRHEVLGVATGSQGEPRTALRRLAQGSHPDFELEAGDTVIFSARAIPGNEEAIEALISQLRKLGVIVITAEDAGVPIHASGHPAQDELKAMYRWVQPRIAIPVHGEAEHMDVHADLAKGAGVPRAMVGRNGDLFMVRPVPGIRRQVVETGRLGWQKQELVRVY; translated from the coding sequence ATGACCCCTGACCACAACGATCTATGGTTTTTACCCCTTGGCGGTACGGGTGAAATCGGCATGAATCTCAACCTCTACGGCCACGATGGCCAGTGGTTGATGGTGGACTGCGGGGTGACCTTCCCCAAGCCGGGCCGTATCGCGGCCGATGGCACGGTGCATCACCGGGGAGAACCACCGGTACAGATGGCAGACCCGGCGTTTATCGCCGACCGGCGGGATAAGCTGCCGGGGCTGATCATAACCCATGCTCACGAGGATCACATTGGTGCCGTGCCCTACCTCTGGCCACTGCTGCAGTGCCCTGTCTACACCAGCCGGTTTACCGCTGAGATCCTGCGCCGAAAGCTGGCTGAGTTTGATCTGTTGCATCGAGTGCCAATCATCGAAGTGGGCACCGGGGAGCGCCGGCAGATTGGCCCGTTCAACGTGGAGTGGCTGGCGCTGACTCACTCGATTCCCGACCCCAATGCGCTGATGATCCGCACCCAGATCGGCAACATTTTCCACAGCGGTGACTGGAAACTGGATGATAATCCGCTGGTTGGCCACGGTTACACCACCTCCACGTTTACCGATCTGGCTGATGAAGGCGTGGCTGCCATGGTCTGTGACTCCACCAACGCTACGGTGCCGGGCCACTCGGTGTCCGAGGCGGCGCTGCACGAAGGCCTGCGGGACCTGATTGCGGTGGCCGAGGGGCGGGTGATTGTCACCTGCTTTGGCAGCAACATAGCCCGCCTGCATACGCTGGCCAGCATTGCCCGGGAAACAGGCCGCTATATGGGATTGTTGGGCCGTTCGTTGGTAAACATGAGTGGTGCGGCCAAGGCTACGGGGCTTTGGCCGGGCACAGACAAACTGATCAGCCCCTCACACCTCGGTTACCTGCCGCGCCACGAGGTGCTGGGTGTGGCCACCGGCAGCCAGGGTGAACCCAGAACTGCGTTGCGGCGCCTGGCCCAGGGCAGCCATCCGGATTTCGAGCTGGAAGCCGGTGATACGGTGATTTTCAGTGCCCGAGCCATACCGGGTAATGAAGAGGCCATCGAGGCGCTGATCAGCCAGCTGCGCAAGCTGGGGGTGATTGTGATTACCGCCGAAGACGCGGGCGTGCCCATTCATGCCTCAGGCCATCCGGCGCAGGATGAACTCAAGGCGATGTATCGCTGGGTTCAGCCCCGCATTGCCATTCCAGTTCACGGTGAGGCTGAACACATGGACGTGCATGCCGATCTTGCGAAAGGTGCAGGTGTGCCCAGGGCCATGGTTGGCCGTAATGGCGACCTGTTCATGGTGCGGCCAGTACCGGGCATTCGGCGTCAGGTTGTCGAAACCGGACGGTTGGGGTGGCAGAAGCAGGAACTGGTCAGGGTCTACTGA
- a CDS encoding substrate-binding periplasmic protein, with protein sequence MDVRNLRLRLVSLLLLFAMPVLAQQGTETVEPLTVTVGVNHSPPYRILDASHKSGLYLEIFEEIADRLGWQVRYREAPFRRVLLMLQKGEVDVMLGPLRTDGREDYMTFVAPAFPPERRLFFYLDDEHRITRYSDLYGRTVGVLDGATYFSRFDRDGDLIKESAPHYENLMRMMEKGRVDVVIAPELVGLYTVSQMQIPAQVSPFFVPGERSWIAVSDKSPALKYVDDIRAALKLIEREGIKENLVLKYLEQPAQ encoded by the coding sequence ATGGACGTGAGAAACCTAAGGCTCCGGCTGGTATCCTTGCTGCTGCTCTTCGCCATGCCAGTACTTGCGCAGCAGGGCACGGAAACCGTTGAGCCGTTGACGGTTACCGTCGGAGTTAACCACTCTCCGCCCTACCGAATACTGGATGCCAGCCACAAAAGTGGCCTCTATCTGGAAATTTTCGAGGAAATTGCCGATCGGCTTGGTTGGCAGGTGCGGTACCGGGAAGCGCCGTTCCGGCGTGTTTTACTGATGCTGCAAAAAGGGGAAGTGGATGTGATGCTGGGGCCGCTGAGAACCGATGGCCGCGAGGACTACATGACCTTCGTTGCCCCCGCTTTCCCACCGGAACGCCGTCTTTTCTTCTATCTGGATGACGAACACCGGATCACCCGCTATAGCGATCTTTATGGAAGAACAGTTGGAGTCCTGGACGGCGCCACGTACTTCAGCCGGTTTGATCGCGACGGGGATCTGATTAAAGAATCTGCACCGCATTATGAGAACCTGATGCGGATGATGGAAAAAGGCCGTGTGGATGTGGTGATCGCCCCGGAACTTGTGGGCCTTTACACCGTCAGTCAAATGCAAATCCCGGCGCAGGTGTCCCCGTTTTTTGTGCCGGGCGAGCGTTCCTGGATAGCGGTGTCGGATAAATCGCCGGCCCTCAAATACGTCGACGACATTCGCGCAGCCCTGAAGCTGATCGAACGTGAAGGTATCAAGGAAAATCTTGTGTTGAAGTACCTGGAACAGCCCGCTCAATGA
- a CDS encoding DASH family cryptochrome: MKTLYWFTRDLRMHDNAALLAAARSDILLCVYVVDPRWFANGPFQCRAMGEHRWRFLWQSLTDLERSLRALGQRLHIAFGEPEQALPGLVHQHSVDRVIRSRQPGTIEAQQWQTLRQKLPNTLFQEFETLSLYTEGSLPMPVSELPGTFSQFRKRIEKQGDRGPDLLRIRTLTALPPPPGFPEDNRGECPPIPEPSSALAFTGGETAGLARLQEYCFGNHGIATYKETRNALDDWDSSSKLSLWLANGSLSAREVAATIEDYERQHTRNDSTYWLWFELLWREYFYWYALKHGSHLFRRDGVQRKHRQVTFYGHRFKAWCEGNTQYPIVNAAMNQLRETGYMSNRARQLVASCFVHELELDWRYGAAWFEQQLVDYDVASNYGNWQYLAGVGADPRGLRQFNLDKQAQQYDPDGAFVERWQGRSSQPVGLHTVDAADWPIL, translated from the coding sequence TTGAAAACGCTTTACTGGTTTACCCGCGACCTGCGGATGCACGACAACGCAGCGCTGCTGGCAGCGGCCCGCTCTGACATCTTGCTGTGCGTGTACGTGGTGGATCCCCGCTGGTTTGCCAACGGGCCATTCCAGTGCCGGGCGATGGGTGAGCATCGATGGCGCTTTCTGTGGCAAAGCCTGACCGACCTGGAGCGCAGCCTGCGGGCCCTGGGGCAGCGGCTGCACATTGCCTTCGGAGAACCGGAGCAGGCACTCCCTGGGCTGGTTCACCAGCATTCCGTTGATCGCGTTATTCGCTCACGCCAGCCCGGCACCATCGAAGCGCAACAGTGGCAGACGCTTCGGCAGAAGCTGCCAAACACCCTGTTTCAGGAGTTCGAAACCCTGAGCCTGTATACAGAAGGCTCGCTGCCTATGCCTGTCAGCGAGTTGCCCGGAACCTTTTCCCAGTTCCGCAAGCGGATCGAGAAGCAGGGCGACCGGGGCCCCGATCTTCTGCGTATTCGCACGCTGACCGCCCTGCCACCGCCACCCGGGTTCCCGGAAGATAACCGGGGTGAATGCCCGCCCATCCCGGAGCCCTCTTCGGCGCTGGCGTTTACGGGCGGAGAGACTGCCGGGCTCGCGCGCCTGCAGGAATACTGTTTTGGCAACCACGGCATTGCCACCTACAAGGAAACCCGCAACGCCCTGGATGACTGGGACTCGTCCTCCAAGTTGTCCCTCTGGCTGGCCAATGGCAGCCTGTCGGCGCGGGAGGTGGCTGCCACCATCGAAGACTATGAGCGCCAGCACACCCGCAACGATTCCACCTACTGGCTCTGGTTCGAGCTGCTCTGGCGCGAATACTTCTACTGGTACGCGCTCAAACACGGCAGCCACCTGTTCCGCCGGGACGGTGTGCAACGCAAGCATCGACAGGTGACCTTCTATGGCCATCGTTTTAAGGCCTGGTGTGAAGGAAACACCCAGTATCCCATCGTCAACGCCGCCATGAACCAACTGCGCGAAACCGGCTACATGAGCAACCGGGCAAGGCAATTGGTCGCCAGTTGCTTCGTGCACGAACTGGAACTGGACTGGCGCTACGGCGCAGCCTGGTTCGAGCAGCAGTTGGTGGACTACGATGTCGCCAGCAACTACGGCAACTGGCAGTACCTGGCCGGCGTGGGCGCAGACCCGCGAGGCTTGCGGCAATTCAATCTGGACAAGCAGGCGCAACAGTACGATCCTGATGGGGCCTTCGTTGAACGATGGCAGGGCAGGTCTTCACAACCGGTGGGCCTGCATACCGTGGACGCAGCAGACTGGCCCATTTTATGA
- a CDS encoding TIGR03643 family protein, with amino-acid sequence MSSTLTAADVSRVIEMAWEDRTPFEAIEACFGLSEKDVIRLMRRELKPGSFRLWRKRVSGRNTKHARLRPEGVLRAYCPTQYKHR; translated from the coding sequence ATGAGCTCCACACTGACAGCTGCAGACGTGTCTCGCGTCATTGAAATGGCCTGGGAAGACCGAACGCCCTTTGAGGCCATTGAGGCCTGCTTTGGTCTGTCGGAGAAAGACGTCATCAGGCTAATGCGTCGGGAGTTGAAACCGGGCAGTTTCCGACTGTGGCGCAAGCGTGTCAGCGGGCGCAACACAAAACATGCCCGGTTAAGGCCTGAGGGTGTTTTACGGGCTTATTGCCCGACCCAGTACAAACACAGATGA